A single region of the Brassica rapa cultivar Chiifu-401-42 chromosome A03, CAAS_Brap_v3.01, whole genome shotgun sequence genome encodes:
- the LOC103849611 gene encoding uncharacterized protein LOC103849611, with the protein MYGSRRNYATSHNPRRNERTPEPCCRQEQRTAGSLDPLIVLVQGLLGRLDQRNDESSEQRPSSPPDYLKMVTLMKKFGTVRYPGGTYPFEASAWLRNLKKNVWAIHYPDNFKKDVAIYYLTKDASDRWDNVEEYYMGREINWEDFKKEFERKYFPPKAKDRLEIQFLELTQGNRKVREYEADFTKLRKYSPYGPRNEGALIRRFIRGLRANLASRLQVVEFHSLYELVEIVVNVEGIEKEQAIMKHVEPSRRSEGLGIRRMNNKGHFNRGRGRGRRNDRTNGPNVCYTCGDTCHFSRSCPYSEGRKTPDYITWFSCGENRHYAKLPP; encoded by the coding sequence ATGTATGGATCAAGGCGGAATTATGCAACTTCACATAATCCAAGGCGGAATGAAAGGACGCCCGAGCCATGTTGTAGGCAAGAACAGAGGACAGCTGGGAGTTTGGATCCTCTTATAGTATTGGTGCAAGGCTTGCTAGGTAGACTTGATCAGAGAAAcgatgaatcatcagagcaaagACCATCATCCCCTCCTGATTACCTGAAGATGGTCACATTAATGAAGAAGTTTGGAACCGTTAGATACCCTGGAGGAACATATCCCTTCGAAGCGTCAGCATGGCTGAGGAATTTGAAGAAAAACGTCTGGGCTATCCACTACCCTGATAATTTCAAGAAGGATGTGGCAATATACTACTTGACCAAAGATGCTTCTGATAGATGGGATaatgttgaagaatactatatGGGAAGAGAGATCAATTGGGAAGATTTTAAAAAGGAGTTTGAGCGGAAATACTTCCCACCTAAAGCAAAAGACCGATTGGAGATTCAATTCTTGGAGTTAACTCAAGGCAACCGCAAAGTAAGGGAATATGAGGCAGATTTTACAAAGCTAAGGAAATATTCTCCTTATGGACCAAGGAATGAAGGTGCACTAATTCGAAGGTTTATAAGAGGATTGCGAGCGAATTTGGCTAGCCGACTGCAAGTAGTGGAGTTTCATAGCCTTTATGAATTGGTGGAGATAGTGGTAAATGTTGAAGGTATAGAAAAGGAACAAGCCATAATGAAGCATGTAGAGCCATCTCGCAGAAGTGAAGGGCTAGGAATACGAAGAATGAATAATAAAGGACATTTTAATCGAGGGAGAGGCCGAGGAAGAAGGAATGACAGAACGAATGGTCCAAATGTGTGTTACACTTGTGGTGATACATGCCATTTTTCTAGAAGTTGTCCTTATAGTGAGGGAAGGAAAACCCCTGATTATATTACTTGGTTCTCGTGTGGTGAGAATAGGCATTATGCCAAGTTGCCCCCATAA